The Labrys wisconsinensis nucleotide sequence GGTCCCCGGGTGCGAGATGCGACACACCTGCGCCGACATCCAGGACGGTGCCGGCCGCCTCCAGGCCGGGAATGCCCGGCAGGGGCATCAGCCCGATATCCCCGGCCCGGCAATGCAGGTCGATATGGTTGACGCCGATCGCCGTCTGCCGGATCCGCACCTCGCCGGGGCCGGGCGGCGGCACGTCGACGAGGCGCGGCACCAGCACCTCCGGCCCGCCATGGCGCTCGACGACGATCGCTTCGGTCCGCATCACTCCGCTCGCCGGGGCCGCCGGCGCAGGGCGCGGCACCGCAGGGGCGGGCGGCACCGCGCCGGAGCGCTCGAACCGCCGCTTCAGCGCCGCGAAGCCGGCCTCGTAGATCTCCTCCGCCACCAGCCGCGCCAGCGCTTCGGCCTGCTCCGGCGGTGGGGTGAACTGGCTCTGCCAGACCAGCAGCGTGCGGTTGCCGTCGGTGACCGGCTTCAGCGTCATGGTGGCGACGTAGCCGTCCAGCCGCAGCGGCGCCTCGATCAGGCCATAGGTCAGGCTGCGCTCGCGGTCGGAGAGGGCGATCAGCTGCTCGCGCAGCCGGCCGCCGCCGGTGAGCGCGAAGGCGCGCACGCCGCCGACCCGGTCCGGCGCTTCGCCCGCCTCCATCCGGCTGCGGGCGACGGCCGGGTGCCAGCCGTCATGCGCATTGAAATCGCGCAGCAGGTCCCAGACCGTCGCGACCGGCGCATCGATCACCGTGCTGCGGACGATGCGCACCGCCATGCCTCAGCCGCCGAACCGGGTCTGCAGCGCCCGGAACGCCGCCTGGAAGACGTTGCGGCCGATATGCCCCACCAGCTCGGTCTCCCGCGCGGGCGGGCAGTCGAACTCGGCGCTCCACTCGGCGAAGCTGCGGTTGCCGTCGGTCACCGGGATGAGGCGCAGCGTCGCGACGTAGTTCTCGACGCCCATCGGGCTTTCCAGGATCGAATAGCTCATCGACAGGTCGTA carries:
- a CDS encoding SRPBCC family protein — protein: MPKVYVSSVIPAPAAQVWAVIRDFNGLPAWTPFVAESRIEQNEPADRVGAIRSFRLKDGGRIRERLLALSDYDLSMSYSILESPMGVENYVATLRLIPVTDGNRSFAEWSAEFDCPPARETELVGHIGRNVFQAAFRALQTRFGG
- a CDS encoding SRPBCC family protein — encoded protein: MAVRIVRSTVIDAPVATVWDLLRDFNAHDGWHPAVARSRMEAGEAPDRVGGVRAFALTGGGRLREQLIALSDRERSLTYGLIEAPLRLDGYVATMTLKPVTDGNRTLLVWQSQFTPPPEQAEALARLVAEEIYEAGFAALKRRFERSGAVPPAPAVPRPAPAAPASGVMRTEAIVVERHGGPEVLVPRLVDVPPPGPGEVRIRQTAIGVNHIDLHCRAGDIGLMPLPGIPGLEAAGTVLDVGAGVSHLAPGDRVVYACHPPGAYAALRTLAAEPVVRLPADMPEDLAAAFFLKGLMADILVTDVHAPRPGEVALVRAAAGGVGLLLTAMLKARGAVVVGVVGTGAKTAAARRAGCDHVLASGEAGIAEAIRGISGGRGADVVYDGLGGDSFDASLDLLARRGHLVSYGQASGPLGTRNLDRLAARSTRLSRPSLGHYAGRRDELLPRAERLFALARAGILRPEIAARLPLRQAAEAHRRLAGRQTIGALVLLPAAVDGAG